A genomic segment from Thamnophis elegans isolate rThaEle1 chromosome 3, rThaEle1.pri, whole genome shotgun sequence encodes:
- the LOC116505856 gene encoding cytochrome P450 2K6-like has translation MAWVLLILLLVVFILAVLFLFKMDTFQKNSSPTLPPGPRTIPILGNLHIMDFKRPYKTMIKLSKEYGPIFRLQMGCQEMVVLTGYEMVKEALVNQAKAFAERPSVPIFEDYTKGFGVIFVHGENWRQMRQFSIAALRDYGMGKRIVEDKISEECSVLIKTYEVYEGKPFDPARILKAAAANIIVSFLLGKRFEYEDATLLRLLELIEENLHLVGTPSVLIYNVFPKLGFLLDGPQKIMKNRKEFHEFIQATFLENLKEFDENNQRTFIDAFLVRQKKNKKSTNSYFHNDNLIGVVDNLFIAGMDTTSNTLYWTLLLMMKYPEVQRKVQEEIAKEIGVRQPRTEDRFKMPYTNAVIHEVQRFADIVPTNLPHATTMDVTIKGFFIPKGMYIVPLLTSVLHDESQWEKPHEFYPEHFLDSEGKFVKRDAFMPFSAGQRVCAGEDLAKMELFLFFTNLLQRFTFQPPSGTSKDDLDLTPVLGLTTPPVPYKTCAVLS, from the exons ATGGCTTgggttttacttattttattattagtagtattcaTTCTTGCAGTTTTATTCCTTTTCAAAATGGATACTTTCCAGAAAAACAGCTCCCCAACCCTTCCACCTGGACCCAGGACTATACCCATTTTGGGAAATCTGCACATAATGGATTTCAAGAGGCCTTATAAGACAATGATAAAG TTGTCAAAAGAATATGGTCCCATTTTCCGTCTTCAAATGGGATGCCAGGAAATGGTGGTGCTGACTGGCTATGAGATGGTCAAAGAGGCTTTGGTGAACCAGGCAAAGGCATTTGCAGAGAGGCCCAGTGTCCCCATTTTTGAAGATTATACAAAGGGCTTTG GTGTTATTTTTGTTCATGGTGAGAACTGGAGACAGATGCGGCAATTTTCAATAGCTGCATTGCGGGATTATGGGATGGGTAAGAGGATTGTTGAAGATAAAATCAGTGAAGAGTGCAGTGTCTTGATAAAAACATATGAGGTTTATGAAG GAAAACCATTTGACCCAGCAAGAATTTTGAAAGCTGCAGCTGCCAATATCATAGTTTCTTTTTTACTTGGCAAGAGATTTGAATATGAAGATGCTACACTGCTAAGACTACTGGAATTAATTGAAGAAAATTTACACCTTGTAGGAACCCCTTCGGTGTTG ATATATAATGTGTTTCCCAAGTTGGGATTCCTTTTGGATGGTCcccaaaaaataatgaaaaaccgAAAAGAGTTCCATGAGTTCATACAGGCCACATTCCTTGAAAATCTCAAGGAGTTTGATGAAAATAATCAGAGGACTTTTATTGATGCATTTCTTGTTCGGCAGAAAAAG AATAAGAAGTCAACAAATAGCTATTTCCATAATGATAATCTTATAGGTGTTGTGGATAACCTATTTATTGCTGGCATGGATACAACTTCAAACACTTTGTACTGGACCTTACTCCTAATGATGAAGTATCCAGAGGTTCAGA GGAAGGTCCAAGAAGAAATCGCAAAAGAGATTGGGGTTCGTCAGCCAAGGACAGAAGACCGATTCAAAATGCCTTACACCAATGCTGTAATTCACGAAGTTCAAAGGTTTGCTGATATTGTTCCAACCAATTTGCCCCATGCAACAACCATGGACGTAACTATCAAAGGCTTCTTCATCCCCAAG GGCATGTACATTGTTCCATTGCTGACCTCTGTGCTCCATGATGAATCCCAGTGGGAGAAACCTCATGAATTCTATCCTGAGCATTTTCTTGATTCTGAAGGAAAATTTGTGAAGAGGGATGCATTCATGCCTTTCTCTGCAG GTCAGAGAGTATGTGCTGGTGAGGACCTTGCCAAAATGGagctcttccttttctttaccaaCCTCCTCCAGAGATTTACCTTCCAGCCGCCTTCAGGAACATCTAAAGATGATCTGGACCTGACTCCTGTTCTTGGACTTACGACCCCTCCCGTGCCTTACAAGACCTGTGCTGTTTTATCCTGA